Part of the Bacillus sp. (in: firmicutes) genome, CAAAGACACTAAACCGAGTGTAGCTAACCATTTTTTCTTCATAAAATAGTACCCCTTTCATTTATTTTTATTTGAAGAGAAAATTCTCTTACTCCCCAAGCTGACGAATTGAAAAGCCCGTTGTATTTCGTAAAATATTTAGATCTATACCATCTTTGTTTCGTTTAAGGTGAAGAGAAAGCTTCCCATTACCAATGGAGATATTTTCTACCTTTAATTCATTCATTCCATCTAGAAGCATCGGATTGATAATAATTTCACCAGCTAACGCATTCGGGAACAGTCCAAGTAACGATTGAATAAAAATGAACGGTGTTCCTGCTGCCCACGCTTGTGGGGAACATGCAACCGGATATGGAATAGGTTTACCAACGGATGCGTCATAACCGCAGAATAGTTCAGGCAAACGGTCGTATTCAAAATGTTTTGCTGCTTCAAGTAAACCAGAAATCACTTTTTTAGCTGCCTGTTGTTGGCCTGTTTTCGTTAAACCCAGTAATATCAAGCTGTTGTCATGTGGCCAAATACTACCATCATGATAGCTCATCGGGTTGTATCCGGCTTCTCCTTTACCCATCGTACGAATTCCATACCCAGAGAACATTTTTTCAGAGCATAACACATTGACAACTTGTTCCACACGATCATTCGGAATAATGCCAGAATAAAGGGTATGCCCTGGATTAGAAGTAATGGTACCTACTTGTTTTTTCTCATGATCAAGTGCAATAGCATAAAATTTGGCCTCTTCCATCCAGAATGCCTCGTTATATTTTGCTTTTAATTCTTCTGCTTCTTTTTGTAAATGCTCAGCTTTTTCCATAAGGCCTTTGGCTTTATAAATTTCAGCTATTCCCATTTTCGCTTGGTATACATAGCCTTGCACTTCGCATAAAGCAATCGGCGTTTTTGCGTAGTCACCATTACGATGTACAATGGAATCTCCAGAATCTTTCCACCCTTGGTTTGCGATTCCTTTCCTGGACTCTTGATGATATTCCACGAATAAATCCCCATCACGGTCACCATATTGATGAATCCAACGTAAAGCGTTTTCAACATTATCTTGTAATTCATCAAATAAGTAGATGTCCCCAGTCCATTTCACGTATTCTGTTAATAAAATTAAGAATAGTGGGGTAGCATCAATCGTTCCATAATAAGGAGTAAACGGGACTTGATTTGTATTGGCTAATTCACCGAAACGAATTTCGTGCATAATTTTTCCGGGTTGTTCGTCACGCCAAGGATCTTCTTTTGTTCCTTGGTAGGCGGTCATTGTTTTTAGCGTTCCTTTTGCCACTTCAGGGTTAAAAGGCAACATTTGTAATGCAGCAATTAAACTATCGCGACCAAAAGGAACTCCAAACCACGGTAGGCCAGCTACTGGGAATTTTCCATGACCTAAGTCTGTTAATAGAACACGTATATCTTTCAAACCACGTTCAACTAAACGTTGCATCCTCTCTACATCTGATGTCACTTTTGT contains:
- a CDS encoding amylo-alpha-1,6-glucosidase, which produces MDYRVIKENDLFLLTDKSGDISASDTYGLGLYTKDTRFLSKFQLWINEKKPVLLTSNAEDNYVSTILLTNPHIEMDGDIQLWRESIEIERKRFIYDEVLYETIKVKNYYPKQVSFDITVEMDADFADMFIVRGFQHGEIGTKEETIVNEQEMIFHYRGRDQVNRQTVVKWSRNPKRFEKGTVTFNFTLGHEQEDEVTLMICPNVGELQTREFVDKDEALSKIEQSYQEWQEQTTKVTSDVERMQRLVERGLKDIRVLLTDLGHGKFPVAGLPWFGVPFGRDSLIAALQMLPFNPEVAKGTLKTMTAYQGTKEDPWRDEQPGKIMHEIRFGELANTNQVPFTPYYGTIDATPLFLILLTEYVKWTGDIYLFDELQDNVENALRWIHQYGDRDGDLFVEYHQESRKGIANQGWKDSGDSIVHRNGDYAKTPIALCEVQGYVYQAKMGIAEIYKAKGLMEKAEHLQKEAEELKAKYNEAFWMEEAKFYAIALDHEKKQVGTITSNPGHTLYSGIIPNDRVEQVVNVLCSEKMFSGYGIRTMGKGEAGYNPMSYHDGSIWPHDNSLILLGLTKTGQQQAAKKVISGLLEAAKHFEYDRLPELFCGYDASVGKPIPYPVACSPQAWAAGTPFIFIQSLLGLFPNALAGEIIINPMLLDGMNELKVENISIGNGKLSLHLKRNKDGIDLNILRNTTGFSIRQLGE